Proteins from a genomic interval of Bos mutus isolate GX-2022 chromosome 15, NWIPB_WYAK_1.1, whole genome shotgun sequence:
- the P2RY6 gene encoding P2Y purinoceptor 6, whose protein sequence is MAWDNGTGQALDAPPTNCVYRENFKHLLLPPVYSAVLAVGLPLNACVIAQICTSRRALTRTAVYTLNLALADLLYACSLPLLIYNYAQGDHWPFGDLTCRLVRFLFYANLHGSILFLTCISFQRYLGICHPLAPWHKRGGRRAAWLVCGAVWLAVTTQCLPTALFASTGIQRNRTVCYDLSPPALATRYMPYGMTLTVIGFLLPFVALLACYCCLARRLCRQDGPAGPVAQERRGKAARMAVVVAAAFAISFLPFHITKTAYLAVRSTPGVSCPVLEAFAAAYKGTRPFASANSVLDPILFYFTQKKFRQRPHKLLQKLTAKWQRQGR, encoded by the coding sequence ATGGCATGGGACAATGGCACAGGCCAGGCCCTGGACGCGCCGCCCACCAACTGCGTCTACCGAGAGAACTTCAAGCACCTGCTGCTGCCGCCTGTTTACTCGGCGGTGCTGGCAGTGGGCCTGCCCCTGAACGCCTGTGTCATCGCCCAGATCTGCACGTCCCGCCGGGCCCTGACCCGCACAGCTGTGTACACCCTGAACCTGGCCCTGGCTGACCTGCTGTATGcctgctccctgcccctgctCATCTACAACTACGCCCAAGGTGACCACTGGCCCTTCGGAGACCTCACCTGCCGCCTGGTCCGCTTCCTCTTCTATGCCAACCTCCACGGCAGCATCCTCTTTCTCACCTGCATCAGCTTCCAGCGTTACCTAGGCATCTGCCACCCTCTGGCCCCCTGGCACAAGCGTGGGGGCCGCCGGGCTGCCTGGCTAGTGTGTGGAGCTGTATGGCTGGCCGTGACAACCCAGTGCCTGCCCACTGCCCTCTTTGCCTCCACAGGAATCCAGCGGAACCGCACAGTCTGCTATGACCTGAGTCCGCCCGCCCTGGCCACCCGCTACATGCCCTATGGCATGACCCTTACGGTCATCGGCTTCCTGCTGCCCTTTGTCGCCCTTCTGGCCTGCTACTGCTGCCTGGCCCGTCGTCTGTGCCGCCAGGATGGCCCAGCAGGGCCAGTGGCCCAGGAGCGGCGTGGCAAGGCAGCCCGCATGGCTGTGGTGGTGGCAGCTGCCTTTGCCATCAGCTTCCTGCCTTTCCACATCACCAAGACAGCCTATCTGGCGGTGCGCTCTACACCTGGTGTCTCCTGCCCTGTGCTGGAGGCCTTTGCAGCAGCCTACAAGGGCACACGGCCCTTCGCCAGTGCCAACAGCGTGCTGGATCccatccttttctacttcacccagaaGAAGTTCCGCCAGCGACCACACAAGCTGCTACAGAAACTCACGGCCAAGTGGCAGCGACAGGGTCGCTGA